TCCGATCCCGACCCCCGCCTTCTCCGCAAGCACCAGAAGTTCCGTGTCGAAGAACCACTTGCGGTCCTCCACAAACGGCACAAGCCGCTCCACGGCCTCCCGGGTCATCGCCTTGAACCCGCACTGCGCGTCGCTGAACCGCGTTCCAAAGAACGCCTTGACGAGCAGATTGTACCCTCGCGAGAGGAACTCCCGTTTGATGCTGCGCTGAATGTCCGACCCGGCCGACAGCCGCGACCCGATGGCCACGCCATTCCCGTCCATCAAGAGTTCCAGCAGTTTCGGAAACGCCTCCAGATTTGTGGAGAGGTCCACATCCATGTAGGAGACCATCTCCGCGTCGCTGTCCAGCCACACGGTCTTCAGCGCGCCGCCGCGGCCCTTTTGCCGAATGCGCCGGTACTCCACCTCCGGATAGATCTCCGCCAGTTCCCTCGCCACTTCCTCCGTGAGATCCGTGGACGCGTTGTCCGTGATGAGGACGCGCCACGGCCCCCGCACATTCCCGCGGAGAAAACCCACGAGCGTCGCGACGCTCTCGGGAAGAATGCGCTCCTCGTTGTACACCGGCAGGACAACATCCACGCGAAGACGGTTCTCTCCGGGGAACAGGGGCATCGGAGCCGTTTCGGGAAGCGGAACCGTGGGCGTGTCCGTCATGGAGATCCTCGGCTGAAGGCCCCCGTATGCTACCAGAGAGGAGTCGGCGCGAGGGAGTGGAAGTTCTCCGCAAGGCGAACCATCCAGTACGCGTTGTGGGCCAGCGACAGGAAGAGCGCGCTTCGGAGCAACCAACGGACACGCAGGCCTGAATCAGCCACCAGCGCGGCCATGAGCACCGCAAGCGCCGGAACCAGAAGGCAGAGGTGCTTCGTCTGCCGCCAGTCGGTCAGCGTGAAGAGCACCGCACCCGCCGCGACCCAGACTGCGGGCAGCAGCAGCGCGCGTGCCGCCGCCGCGTGCGCGATCCAGGCGCGGAAGACCCACACCAGGGAGAACGCGGCGAGAAGCGTCCACGCCCACCCCAGATGCGCGGCGAACTCTCCCCACAGAGCGATGCGTCCCGGATAGGTCGGGCTCCCGGCGCGATCCAGCACCTCTCCTCCGGCGAATCGCCCCACGCCATGCCCCAGCAGGTGGTCTGTCACGAACTCGACCGGATCCGTCCCGAGCCCATAGAGCGCGAAGGCGGCCCACCCGGCCGCCACACCCAGTACCGCGGGAAACGCCGCGCGAAGAAGGCGGGGGTTCCTCGCACGCACCGCTTCCGCCATCCGTCCGGCCGCGGCCCCCAGCGCAAGGAGCAGTGCCTTCTGGTTCGCGAGGGCCGCCAGCGTACCCGCCGAGAACGCCGCCCGACCGCCCCCCGCGCGTTCCGACGCAAGCCAGGCTCCCGCAGTCAGCGTCGCCGCCGTCAGCGCGTAGTAGCCGCCATACCCCGACCGCACCACAACCTCCGGGAGGGTGGCGTACGCCAGCGTGACCAGCGCGGCATCGAAGACGCCCGCGCCCAGTCGCCGTCCCCAAGCGAAAAGCAGAACCGCCACCGCGGCCGCCAGCACGAAGTTCGGTGCGCGCGTCCCCGCCAGCGCCGGGTGCGTGCGAAACGCCGCGTAGACATCCCGGTTCCAGGCAAGGGACCGGTCGGGCCGGGGGGTCTTCCCGCGAATCGCTCCTGCCACGGCGCGCAGACCGCGTGGCGCGTCGCCTTCTCCTCGCTCGGCGGCACGCGCCGCGTCGTAGGCGGACCGCACGGCGTCCAGTTCTCCGGACAGCGACAGTGTCGTGGCATTCAGCAGATGCAGAAGCGGGGGATGCGCGAAGAAGCGCAGCGTACTCCGGTTCGTGAGGCAGACGGGATCGAGGTCGTGGACGATTCCCCACGCCGTCCCCTGCACTTCCATGTCCTGATCCTCCAGCGGCGGCACGACGGCAAGCCCTGCCCACGCCGCCAGCGTGAAGGCGGCCGCAGCGACCGCCACGGCTGCCGCATTCCGTCGCAGACCGGGGAGCGTCCCCCCGCGGCCGACCCCCACAAGACCGGTCGCCACGGTGATGGCCCCGAGCGCGATCGCCAGCGTGCGGGGTGTCGGCTGAACACCCGCGATGCGAAGCACGCCAATGGCTGCAATCTGGAGAACCGCCGCGACTCCGAGCGCACGCACGAACCGACCCGCTGTTCCCGCACTCCCGGGCAGCAGCATCCCGGCCGCCCCGGGCGCGACGAGCGCGGCCACGCACACAAGCACGACGCCCGCACCACCCCCTCCCGGCGTCCACCCAAGCGCGAACGGCGCATACGGCAGAGCGAGAAGCGCACCGCCCGCCGCCATCTTCGCGCTGCGCGTCATGGTCCGTCTCCCGCGCGGTGAAGCGCGGCTTCCGCTTCGCGCCGCATTCCGTTCCGCCGGTAAGTCTCCGCCATTCCGGACAGCGCCCGCGGGCGATTCGTCAGGTCATACAGCCAGATCCCGCCGACGCGCTCTTCGGGTTCCACCTCCACAAGCCACGGGAATGGCGGTTCGTCGCGACGCGCTCGAATGTACACGCCCTGGAGATTCGTGACGCTCATCGCCAGCCACACCGGCCCGCTCTCCGGAAGCCGCTCCCAGCCGTCCATCCCCTCCTCCCAGGTGGGTGGCAGGAGTTGCCACCGCATCTCCTCCGCGAAGGGGTTGGCCGTCCCGAAGTAGCAGAGGATGGCGTGGTCCACGCCGTGGCGGTGCAGTGCGTCCGTCGCGCGGGAGAGATCCTGCCCCCAGTCGAGGCTGGAGTCGCCGAGAATGCGCGCGCCGCCGCTCACGCCACCCGCCGCTTCATGGAAGTACGAAAGATAATCGGGATGCACGCGCGCTGACCCGCCCAGATGCCACAGAAGGAGACCGCCCGCGATCACGACCCCCACGCGCGAAGACGGGAGTCCCCGCCGGAAAGGCAGCGCGGCGAGAATCAACAGGAACGGCATCGCGGGGAGCACATGGCGGAATCCGATTCCGAGCCGGGCCAGCATATTCGTCGCGAAGACGAGCGCCACCGGCAACAAAAGAAAGAGCGTGTCCATCCGATGGCGCCCGCGAATGCGGCTGACCCCCCACAGCACCAGTGCCAGCACGGGGAGCGGAGTTTTCGCGAAAAACGCCACCGGCGCAAACCACCACCAGCCGTGGTCCGCGCGCATCCCGCACAAGAACACCGGGTGTCCGCCTTCCGTGTAGAGGAGCACATCCTTCATCCCGCGCGCGAACTCCACCGATGGCCAGGGGATCGTCGCAAGGACCTCATACGGGATGCGGCGAATCAGCGACATCCCCTCCGGATGAACGCCGCGTCCGGTCATCCCGATGGAGCGGATGGAAGCGAAGTCGGTCGCCAGTCCATACGAAGCCCACACGACGAGAAGCGTCAGGAGGGCTCCCGTTCCGGCCAGAACCCCCAGATGGGCGAACCCGCGCCGCAGATCCCGCGACGGCGACGGAATGAGCGCCAGTGCCGCGTACACAGGCGCGTACGAGAACGCGGAGAACTTGGTCGCCATCGAGGCGGCGAAGCACGCGCCGGCCGCCACCACCCAGCGGGTGCGCCCCGTGCGTCGCGCCGTCCACAGGCACGCGCAAGCCGCGGTGACCCAGAGCGCCAGCGGGATGTCCGTCGTCACGAGTCGTGAGTGCGCCACGATGTTCGGCTCAAACGCGAAGAGGCCGAGCGCGACCGCCGCGGACGCTGCCCCGGCCATCGCTCGCGTCCATACCCAGACGACGAACCCCAGCAGAAGACCCGCCAGAACGGTCGGGAGCCTCGCGGCAAAGAGGATTCGCTTCCACGACGCCGGGCTCTCGTACAGGACTTCGCGCCCGAATGCCCACTGATCGCCATCGCGCCAGGCATCGCTGCTCTCCGGCATGCGTGCTCCGGCGGCCAGCGCCGCCGCGCCTGCCGCGAGCTTCGGAAGCGCGGGGTGCTCCGGGTTCATGCGAAAGTCACCCGCCCGGACATACGACACCCCGGCACCCAGATGCGCCGTTTCGTCGAAGGTCGGGGACTTCCGCGCCATGGAGAGAAGCGACGCCGCGGCAAAGGCCGCCAGCAGCGCCGCGACGAGGACCCATTCCGCTCGCGACACCGGAAGGCCTTCAGTCCGCACGATATCTCCCGACTTCGCCCGTGATGCGCGGAAGCGCCATCAGCATCCGAACGGAATCGCTCAGGGGATCCACGCGGCTCCCCTCCACATTTTTCCAGACCACCGGGATTTCCCGCACGACAAACCCGTTCCGGTTGGCGCGAAGCACCAGCTCCACATCGAACGCGAAGCCGTCTTCCCGCAGTTCCCCGGCAAGCACCCGCGCGACCTCGCCGCGCATCAGCTTGAACCCGCACTGCGTGTCCCGAAAGGGAATGCCGGTGATCGCGCGGAGGATGAGATTGAAGGTCTTCCCCATGTGCTCGCGATACCATGCCTGCCGCACGACGATGTCCGAACCCGGCAGCCCGCGCGACCCCATGGCCAGGTCCGCGCCTTTGTCGAGGGCCTCCGTGAGCTTCGCCAGTTCCTCCGGCGGCGTGGACAGATCCGCGTCGGAGAAGAGGACGCGCTCC
Above is a genomic segment from Gemmatimonadota bacterium containing:
- a CDS encoding glycosyltransferase family 2 protein → MDSESVTAGGVALTIVIPAYNEEARLGRSLDTLIAHLQARAESWEILVVDDGSTDGTARVAGSRAAVRVVRLPSNRGKGAAVRAGLAESAGERVLFSDADLSTPPEELAKLTEALDKGADLAMGSRGLPGSDIVVRQAWYREHMGKTFNLILRAITGIPFRDTQCGFKLMRGEVARVLAGELREDGFAFDVELVLRANRNGFVVREIPVVWKNVEGSRVDPLSDSVRMLMALPRITGEVGRYRAD
- a CDS encoding glycosyltransferase family 39 protein — its product is MRTEGLPVSRAEWVLVAALLAAFAAASLLSMARKSPTFDETAHLGAGVSYVRAGDFRMNPEHPALPKLAAGAAALAAGARMPESSDAWRDGDQWAFGREVLYESPASWKRILFAARLPTVLAGLLLGFVVWVWTRAMAGAASAAVALGLFAFEPNIVAHSRLVTTDIPLALWVTAACACLWTARRTGRTRWVVAAGACFAASMATKFSAFSYAPVYAALALIPSPSRDLRRGFAHLGVLAGTGALLTLLVVWASYGLATDFASIRSIGMTGRGVHPEGMSLIRRIPYEVLATIPWPSVEFARGMKDVLLYTEGGHPVFLCGMRADHGWWWFAPVAFFAKTPLPVLALVLWGVSRIRGRHRMDTLFLLLPVALVFATNMLARLGIGFRHVLPAMPFLLILAALPFRRGLPSSRVGVVIAGGLLLWHLGGSARVHPDYLSYFHEAAGGVSGGARILGDSSLDWGQDLSRATDALHRHGVDHAILCYFGTANPFAEEMRWQLLPPTWEEGMDGWERLPESGPVWLAMSVTNLQGVYIRARRDEPPFPWLVEVEPEERVGGIWLYDLTNRPRALSGMAETYRRNGMRREAEAALHRAGDGP
- a CDS encoding glycosyltransferase family 2 protein — its product is MTDTPTVPLPETAPMPLFPGENRLRVDVVLPVYNEERILPESVATLVGFLRGNVRGPWRVLITDNASTDLTEEVARELAEIYPEVEYRRIRQKGRGGALKTVWLDSDAEMVSYMDVDLSTNLEAFPKLLELLMDGNGVAIGSRLSAGSDIQRSIKREFLSRGYNLLVKAFFGTRFSDAQCGFKAMTREAVERLVPFVEDRKWFFDTELLVLAEKAGVGIGEVPVGWIEDLDTRVQLLKTVRDDLRGLVRLRRTLRAVLHRIHEPDRR